A stretch of Kyrpidia spormannii DNA encodes these proteins:
- the bioB gene encoding biotin synthase BioB, whose product MMTRGEANVAVTPLKGMRDWAGLAREVLSGRAVTREEALAILLAPDEDVPALLDGAFRLRQRYFGKKVKLNMILNAKSGLCPEDCGYCSQSAISTADVAKYPLLSKETILEGAREAVRRKAGTYCIVTSGRRPAPSEVERIVEAVREIRATTDLKICCCLGFLTPEQAQQLADAGVHRYNHNLNTSANQYQAICSTHTYGDRVETVETAKAAGISACSGCIVGMGESPEDVVDVAFSLKDLDVDSIPINFLNPIPGTPLEGRKELNPRYCLKVLAMFRYVHPAKEIRIAGGREVNLGTLQPLGLYAANSIFVGDYLTTEGQLPEADWKMIEDLGFEIETCAL is encoded by the coding sequence ATGATGACTCGGGGAGAGGCGAATGTTGCGGTGACACCTTTGAAAGGAATGCGGGACTGGGCGGGCCTGGCCCGGGAGGTGCTGAGCGGACGAGCCGTGACCAGGGAGGAGGCCCTGGCTATTCTACTCGCGCCCGATGAAGACGTGCCCGCCCTGTTAGACGGGGCGTTTCGGCTTAGGCAACGGTATTTTGGAAAAAAAGTAAAGTTGAACATGATCCTCAATGCGAAAAGCGGCCTGTGTCCCGAAGATTGCGGGTACTGCTCCCAGTCCGCCATTTCCACGGCGGACGTGGCCAAATACCCCCTCCTTTCAAAAGAGACGATCCTGGAAGGGGCCCGGGAGGCGGTGCGGCGCAAAGCCGGCACCTACTGCATCGTGACCAGTGGCAGACGGCCGGCCCCCTCAGAGGTGGAGCGAATCGTTGAAGCGGTTCGAGAGATTCGGGCCACCACCGATCTAAAAATCTGCTGTTGCCTCGGATTTCTCACCCCGGAACAAGCCCAGCAACTCGCCGACGCCGGGGTGCACCGCTACAATCACAATCTGAACACCAGTGCGAACCAGTACCAGGCGATTTGTTCAACGCACACCTACGGCGACCGGGTGGAAACGGTGGAGACGGCAAAAGCCGCCGGTATCTCGGCGTGCTCGGGCTGTATCGTCGGCATGGGAGAATCCCCAGAGGACGTGGTGGATGTGGCCTTCTCCCTCAAAGATTTGGACGTGGACTCCATTCCGATTAATTTTCTCAACCCCATTCCGGGAACGCCCCTGGAAGGCCGAAAGGAACTGAATCCCCGGTACTGCCTGAAGGTACTGGCCATGTTCCGTTACGTCCACCCGGCAAAAGAGATCCGCATCGCCGGCGGCCGGGAAGTGAACCTGGGGACGCTGCAGCCTCTGGGACTCTATGCCGCCAATTCGATTTTTGTCGGCGACTACCTGACAACGGAAGGGCAGTTGCCCGAGGCGGATTGGAAGATGATCGAAGATCTCGGTTTTGAGATTGAGACCTGTGCCCTGTAA
- the bioD gene encoding dethiobiotin synthase: MSGAVVIGTDTEVGKTWITGALVGLYREVGLRATAWKPVQSGCRPGDPGSDSARLKWLGGLEEEESSICPYTLAEPLAPALAARRAGVALDPQKWREILNVRLQRHDLVLVEGAGGITVPLADGFTAVELAKGADLPVLVVARAGLGTVNHILLTVAYARQAGLRVAGVILNGGGRDGGTVAEQTNPELIREYSDVPILGRVPWLPGRPGREEILGTVKAHVDLEAILQSIRGGDR; this comes from the coding sequence GTGAGCGGAGCTGTGGTGATCGGGACGGATACGGAGGTTGGAAAAACATGGATTACCGGGGCGTTGGTGGGCCTCTATCGAGAGGTCGGGCTCCGAGCGACGGCCTGGAAACCGGTGCAAAGCGGCTGCAGACCGGGAGATCCGGGCTCCGATTCCGCCCGGTTGAAATGGCTCGGCGGTCTGGAGGAAGAGGAATCGTCCATCTGTCCGTACACCCTGGCGGAGCCCCTGGCCCCTGCCCTGGCGGCCCGGCGGGCAGGGGTGGCGCTGGATCCCCAGAAGTGGCGGGAGATCTTGAATGTGAGGCTTCAGCGCCACGACCTGGTCCTCGTGGAAGGAGCGGGGGGAATCACGGTCCCCCTGGCGGATGGTTTTACCGCCGTCGAGCTGGCGAAGGGTGCGGACCTGCCGGTGTTGGTCGTGGCCCGGGCCGGGCTCGGAACGGTCAACCATATTCTGCTCACCGTGGCCTACGCCAGGCAGGCGGGACTCCGGGTGGCGGGAGTGATTCTAAACGGCGGGGGCCGGGATGGAGGCACGGTCGCTGAGCAAACAAACCCAGAACTGATCCGGGAATATTCCGATGTCCCGATCCTCGGCCGGGTACCCTGGTTGCCCGGGCGCCCGGGGAGGGAGGAAATATTGGGCACTGTCAAGGCGCACGTGGATCTGGAAGCGATACTTCAATCGATACGTGGAGGGGATCGATGA
- the bioF gene encoding 8-amino-7-oxononanoate synthase: MDSTGLEAELQNLEDAGLRRRLRRVESAPGPEVTVEGRRMLMCASNNYLGLAQDPRLIEAAHRAMIRYGAGSTGSRLISGDTELHEALEKRIARWKGTEAALVFATGYMANVALATTLAGEEDVIFSDEWNHASIIDGCRLSRARVSVYRHADPGDLESKIIAAGPARRRLIYTDGVFSMDGDVAPLPRLLEVAGKYDAFVVVDDAHAGGVLGKRGRGTMEYYGLSPAPRIIQMGTLSKAAGVEGAYVAGAKAVIDYLINRARPFIFSTAPSPAAVGAALVAVEIMEQEQWRRDHLRALVSRLRTGLRERGWRVPEGSTPIIPVIIGEVGETLRLAARLDDAGIFAPAIRPPTVPPESCRIRLTVTAAHRMEDVDRILAVFTTEG, encoded by the coding sequence ATGGACTCTACCGGCCTTGAGGCAGAACTTCAAAACCTGGAGGATGCGGGACTTCGCAGGCGGTTGCGGAGGGTCGAGTCAGCTCCAGGGCCCGAGGTGACGGTGGAAGGGCGCCGGATGTTGATGTGTGCCTCGAACAATTACCTGGGTCTGGCCCAGGATCCGCGCCTGATCGAGGCGGCTCACCGGGCCATGATCCGGTACGGCGCGGGAAGCACCGGATCTCGCTTGATCAGCGGCGACACGGAACTGCACGAAGCCCTGGAGAAGCGGATCGCCCGGTGGAAGGGCACCGAGGCGGCGCTGGTTTTCGCCACGGGCTACATGGCTAACGTCGCCTTGGCCACCACCCTCGCCGGTGAAGAAGATGTGATTTTTAGTGATGAGTGGAACCACGCGAGTATCATCGACGGTTGCCGGTTGAGCCGGGCCAGGGTCTCGGTGTACCGCCACGCGGATCCCGGGGACTTAGAGTCGAAAATCATCGCGGCCGGCCCCGCCCGCCGGCGTCTGATCTATACCGACGGGGTGTTCAGCATGGACGGGGATGTGGCCCCGCTGCCCCGGCTCTTGGAGGTGGCGGGAAAATACGACGCTTTTGTGGTGGTGGATGATGCCCATGCCGGAGGAGTGCTGGGAAAGCGCGGGCGGGGGACGATGGAATATTACGGATTGTCCCCAGCACCTCGAATCATTCAAATGGGGACGCTCAGCAAGGCGGCGGGGGTAGAGGGGGCATATGTGGCAGGGGCGAAAGCGGTCATCGACTACCTGATCAATCGCGCCAGGCCTTTTATTTTTTCCACGGCCCCTTCTCCGGCAGCGGTGGGCGCCGCCCTCGTGGCGGTGGAAATCATGGAGCAGGAGCAGTGGCGCAGGGACCATTTGCGCGCCTTGGTATCCCGACTGCGCACGGGTCTTCGGGAACGAGGCTGGCGGGTCCCCGAGGGTTCGACCCCTATCATTCCGGTCATCATCGGGGAAGTGGGAGAGACCCTGCGTCTGGCCGCCCGGCTGGACGACGCCGGAATCTTTGCTCCGGCCATTCGCCCGCCCACGGTCCCACCCGAATCTTGCCGGATTCGTTTGACGGTGACCGCCGCCCACCGGATGGAAGATGTGGATCGGATCCTGGCAGTGTTTACAACGGAGGGATGA
- the bioA gene encoding adenosylmethionine--8-amino-7-oxononanoate transaminase: MERYLGLLEKSRRYVWNPFTQMKDFFDQEPVIVERGEGVWLEDVRGRRYYDGVSSLWLNVHGHRVPELDRAIADQLGKIAHCTMLGQLNVPAVELAERLIEISPPGLNKVFYSDSGAEAVEIAIKMAYQFWQHMGHPEKRKFITMTGAYHGDTLGAVSVGAIDLYHRAYGALLFETVRVPYPYCYRCPLNQEPKTCGFACLHLLHQALEAHGGETAALIVEPEMQGAGGMIAMPDGFLREVRDLCTRWDVLMIADEVAVGFGRTGKMFACEHTGVSPDFLTCGKGLTGGYLPVAATLTTDRVYEAFLGEPWEEKTFYHGHSYTGNPLGCAAALANLDLFDETQLVDRAQKNEAYLRKRLQKLIDHPHVGDIRIKGMMVGIELVADRATKEPFPARRLMGAAVCRKARDEGMIIRPLGDVVVFMPPLATPEGDLEAMTDILIRAVEEGAVS; this comes from the coding sequence GTGGAACGATATCTCGGCTTATTAGAGAAAAGTAGGCGGTACGTGTGGAATCCTTTCACCCAGATGAAAGATTTTTTTGATCAGGAGCCGGTGATCGTGGAGCGCGGGGAGGGGGTGTGGCTGGAAGATGTGAGGGGAAGGAGGTATTACGACGGCGTGTCCTCCCTGTGGCTCAACGTCCACGGCCACCGGGTGCCGGAACTCGATCGGGCGATCGCCGATCAGCTCGGGAAAATCGCCCATTGCACGATGCTTGGGCAGCTCAACGTGCCGGCGGTGGAATTGGCGGAAAGGTTGATCGAGATCTCTCCTCCGGGCTTGAATAAAGTATTTTACTCGGACAGCGGGGCCGAGGCGGTGGAGATCGCCATCAAGATGGCATACCAGTTCTGGCAACACATGGGCCATCCCGAAAAGCGAAAATTTATCACCATGACCGGGGCGTATCACGGGGACACCCTGGGCGCGGTGAGTGTGGGCGCCATTGATTTATATCACCGGGCGTACGGTGCACTTTTATTTGAAACGGTTCGCGTTCCTTACCCTTACTGTTACCGATGTCCCCTGAACCAAGAGCCAAAAACGTGCGGCTTTGCCTGCCTTCACCTGCTTCACCAGGCCCTGGAGGCGCACGGCGGGGAAACCGCCGCCCTGATCGTGGAGCCCGAAATGCAGGGGGCAGGTGGGATGATTGCCATGCCCGACGGTTTTCTGCGGGAGGTTCGGGACTTGTGCACCCGGTGGGACGTGCTCATGATCGCCGACGAGGTGGCGGTGGGGTTCGGGCGGACCGGGAAGATGTTCGCCTGCGAGCACACCGGGGTATCCCCAGATTTTCTCACCTGCGGCAAAGGGCTGACGGGGGGTTATCTCCCCGTGGCGGCCACCCTGACCACCGACCGGGTCTACGAAGCTTTTCTCGGTGAACCCTGGGAGGAAAAAACTTTTTATCACGGTCATTCTTATACCGGCAACCCGCTGGGATGTGCCGCAGCCCTGGCCAATCTCGATTTATTTGACGAAACGCAGTTGGTGGACCGGGCCCAGAAGAATGAAGCGTATCTCCGGAAGCGCCTTCAGAAACTGATCGACCATCCCCACGTCGGGGACATTCGGATAAAGGGCATGATGGTCGGGATCGAGCTCGTAGCGGACCGGGCCACCAAGGAGCCCTTTCCCGCCCGCAGGCTCATGGGGGCTGCCGTATGCCGGAAGGCCAGGGACGAGGGGATGATCATCCGTCCCCTCGGGGACGTGGTGGTGTTTATGCCGCCTCTCGCCACCCCGGAAGGGGACCTGGAGGCGATGACGGATATCCTGATCCGGGCGGTGGAAGAAGGGGCTGTGTCGTGA
- a CDS encoding RsfA family transcriptional regulator, whose translation METVERWTTRSDAWAPEDDKKLADIVLRHIREGSTQLSAFVEAASELGRTPAACGYRWNGIIRKNYEEAIQEAKRMKKERLAQTRGRRGRRRQVGHQWNIDAVIQSLRAWEEVFQKMEQENAELRRTVTHLEDKVRSLEQENRQLREGGALSQAEQLRHDSREFLALVDRARKLFQEIGEKQPPLGVKAQE comes from the coding sequence ATGGAAACGGTAGAACGGTGGACTACGCGCTCTGACGCTTGGGCGCCCGAAGATGACAAAAAATTGGCGGACATTGTATTGCGCCACATTCGCGAGGGCAGCACCCAGCTGAGCGCCTTTGTCGAAGCGGCCAGCGAATTGGGCAGGACCCCCGCCGCCTGCGGCTATCGCTGGAATGGGATCATTCGGAAAAATTATGAGGAAGCAATTCAAGAGGCGAAGCGGATGAAAAAGGAGCGCCTGGCCCAAACCCGGGGCCGCAGGGGGCGCCGGCGTCAGGTAGGGCACCAGTGGAACATTGATGCGGTGATCCAGTCCCTCCGAGCCTGGGAAGAGGTATTCCAAAAAATGGAGCAGGAGAACGCGGAGCTCCGGCGTACCGTCACCCATTTGGAGGATAAAGTCCGTTCTCTGGAACAGGAGAACCGCCAACTTCGCGAGGGAGGAGCTCTGTCGCAAGCTGAACAATTACGACACGACTCCCGGGAATTCCTGGCCCTGGTGGATCGGGCTCGGAAGCTTTTCCAGGAAATCGGCGAAAAACAGCCGCCATTAGGGGTGAAAGCCCAAGAGTAA
- a CDS encoding MFS transporter, whose protein sequence is MSHRRPQKEGLSSAAALRFVVLIGVLSLFADLTYEGARGINGPFLAVLGASGAAVGFISGLGELLGYGIRFLSGYVSSRTGRYWLMTGIGYVVNLLAVPLLALAGSWQLAAVLIIMERIGKGLRNPPRDAMLSHAGTVIGQGWAFALREALDQIGAMAGPLAVAGILYVKGSYHTAFAFLALPALISLIVLMTARLQYPNPHELERVAETTPPQPQRLPRSFWVYLSAMSLVAIGYADFNIISYHLTHVIPPSAIPIFYAVAMATAGGSALIFGRWYDRSGMPVLTLAIALSAFFAPLSFLGGWVAAAAGVILWGIGMGIQDSLMSAPVATMISPERRAYAYGVFNAVYGVAWFGGSWLLGVLYDTSIVALVAFSVVVQLVAIPVLLLTKKRGGNGSSS, encoded by the coding sequence ATGAGCCATCGGAGGCCTCAAAAAGAGGGGCTTTCCAGTGCCGCCGCACTCAGGTTTGTAGTTCTGATCGGTGTCTTGAGCTTGTTTGCGGATCTGACTTATGAGGGTGCCCGCGGAATCAATGGTCCCTTTCTCGCCGTGCTGGGGGCTTCCGGTGCTGCGGTGGGGTTCATTTCGGGGCTTGGAGAGCTTCTCGGCTACGGGATCAGGTTTTTGTCCGGGTATGTGAGCAGCCGCACAGGCCGATACTGGCTCATGACGGGAATCGGATATGTGGTGAACCTTTTGGCCGTGCCTCTTCTGGCTCTTGCCGGAAGTTGGCAGCTGGCGGCGGTCCTCATCATTATGGAGAGAATAGGCAAGGGGTTGCGTAACCCTCCGCGCGACGCGATGCTTTCCCATGCTGGGACGGTGATCGGTCAGGGTTGGGCTTTTGCGCTGCGGGAGGCACTGGACCAGATTGGGGCGATGGCGGGGCCTCTGGCGGTCGCTGGAATTCTCTATGTGAAGGGCAGCTATCATACTGCTTTCGCCTTTCTGGCGTTGCCTGCGTTGATTTCGCTAATTGTGCTGATGACGGCCAGACTCCAATACCCCAATCCCCACGAGTTGGAACGGGTTGCGGAGACAACCCCTCCACAGCCCCAGCGATTGCCGCGTTCCTTCTGGGTCTATCTGAGTGCCATGTCCCTTGTTGCTATCGGATATGCGGACTTCAACATCATCTCCTATCATCTGACTCACGTGATTCCACCGAGCGCCATTCCCATTTTTTACGCGGTGGCTATGGCGACGGCCGGTGGTTCAGCGCTCATCTTCGGGAGGTGGTATGATCGGAGTGGGATGCCCGTTCTCACATTAGCGATCGCACTTTCCGCCTTTTTTGCTCCACTCTCGTTTTTAGGTGGATGGGTTGCGGCCGCAGCGGGTGTTATACTCTGGGGGATCGGCATGGGCATTCAAGATTCGCTCATGAGTGCCCCAGTGGCAACGATGATCTCGCCAGAACGCCGGGCGTATGCTTACGGGGTGTTTAACGCCGTCTATGGGGTCGCATGGTTTGGGGGTAGTTGGTTACTGGGTGTACTCTATGATACGTCGATTGTGGCTCTCGTGGCTTTTTCGGTGGTCGTACAGCTTGTGGCCATTCCCGTGTTGCTCCTCACGAAAAAGAGAGGGGGGAACGGCTCGTCATCGTGA
- a CDS encoding manganese efflux pump MntP — translation MSWWNAFITANLIGIGANFDNCGVGIAYGSQKIKFPHRVNAVVNGVGFCTAFLGAYAGKLISHYFTAEQAGWASCIALACIGLFFWYSGYVHPRISRHTGKVKIQTRPNWKQGALLGLALSFTNVVSAFGGTVSNATTIWTTTAVISMWGYIMIWFGNLIGVGVFARLLGKYSSLVAGFLLILVGVHQVLG, via the coding sequence ATGAGCTGGTGGAATGCGTTCATTACGGCAAATCTCATTGGCATCGGAGCGAATTTTGACAACTGTGGTGTGGGAATCGCGTACGGAAGTCAAAAAATCAAATTTCCTCACCGGGTTAATGCGGTCGTCAATGGCGTTGGTTTTTGCACCGCATTTCTCGGTGCGTACGCCGGTAAGCTGATCTCTCATTACTTCACTGCCGAACAAGCTGGGTGGGCATCCTGTATCGCACTCGCTTGTATAGGGTTGTTTTTCTGGTATTCCGGATACGTTCATCCGCGTATCTCCCGACACACTGGAAAAGTCAAGATTCAAACACGACCAAACTGGAAGCAGGGAGCACTGCTCGGTCTTGCATTGTCTTTCACAAATGTTGTCAGTGCTTTTGGTGGGACGGTTTCAAACGCCACGACCATTTGGACGACAACCGCGGTCATTTCGATGTGGGGATATATCATGATCTGGTTTGGGAACCTGATTGGCGTGGGGGTCTTCGCACGACTGCTCGGTAAATATTCCTCTCTGGTCGCCGGATTCTTGCTCATTCTCGTCGGCGTTCATCAAGTCCTCGGTTGA
- a CDS encoding RNA-guided endonuclease InsQ/TnpB family protein, producing the protein MKILKSFRFRLEPTTEQSQCLTRYRGCARLVWNKALALQKGRLEAGYPLLSYEELARLLTLWRHSEEYGFLANAPVHPLQWTLKFLDRAIRAAFDKSNPARFPTFKKKNGDEAGLRFPDPKQIKLNLSTKDADGRCVLPKVFLPKIGWVKFRKSRTIDGTIRNATVTWQAGHWFISFQTEIDVPEPVHPSESAVGIDRGIVHFAALSDGTFVDAPGWFRRHETKLAWEMRKLSRKKRFSRNWQKQKARIQRLHAHIANARRDFLHKTSTAISKTHAMVFVEDLRIQNMSKSAKGTRENPGKNVRAKSGLNKAILDQGWFMFQTFLGYKLHWLGGWLGAVPAPYTSQTCPVPECGHKSPANRPTQSTFRCERCGYEGNADTVGAMNILRAGLARIACSPV; encoded by the coding sequence ATGAAAATTCTCAAGTCCTTTCGATTCCGTTTGGAACCCACAACCGAACAATCCCAGTGCCTCACCCGTTACCGGGGATGTGCGCGGTTGGTCTGGAACAAGGCGCTGGCCTTGCAAAAGGGGCGGCTGGAGGCCGGGTACCCTTTACTCTCGTATGAGGAGCTTGCCCGGCTCCTGACACTCTGGAGACACAGCGAGGAATACGGTTTTTTGGCCAACGCCCCTGTGCACCCTTTGCAATGGACGCTCAAGTTCCTGGATCGGGCAATCCGGGCGGCGTTTGACAAGTCCAACCCGGCGCGCTTCCCGACCTTCAAGAAAAAGAACGGGGACGAGGCGGGCCTGCGCTTTCCGGACCCGAAACAGATCAAGCTCAACCTGTCGACTAAGGATGCAGACGGGCGGTGTGTCTTGCCAAAGGTTTTCCTGCCCAAGATCGGGTGGGTGAAGTTCCGCAAGTCCCGGACCATCGATGGGACGATTCGGAATGCCACGGTAACATGGCAAGCCGGGCACTGGTTCATCTCTTTCCAGACGGAGATCGACGTGCCGGAGCCGGTTCACCCGTCGGAGTCGGCTGTGGGGATCGACCGGGGAATTGTGCATTTTGCGGCGTTGTCGGACGGCACGTTTGTCGATGCGCCGGGATGGTTCCGTCGGCACGAAACGAAACTGGCTTGGGAAATGCGGAAGTTGTCGCGGAAGAAACGGTTCTCGCGAAACTGGCAAAAGCAAAAAGCAAGGATTCAGCGTCTTCATGCGCATATCGCGAATGCCCGGCGGGATTTTCTGCACAAGACCTCCACGGCCATCAGCAAAACCCACGCGATGGTGTTTGTGGAGGATTTGCGGATCCAGAACATGAGCAAGTCGGCCAAGGGGACGAGGGAGAATCCGGGAAAGAACGTGCGGGCGAAGAGCGGGCTGAACAAAGCGATCCTGGACCAAGGGTGGTTCATGTTTCAAACGTTCTTGGGCTACAAGCTCCACTGGTTGGGAGGCTGGCTGGGGGCCGTACCGGCCCCGTACACGAGCCAGACTTGTCCGGTTCCGGAATGTGGGCACAAAAGCCCGGCGAATCGGCCGACGCAATCGACATTCCGATGCGAGAGGTGCGGGTATGAGGGCAATGCCGACACAGTGGGAGCGATGAACATATTAAGGGCTGGACTGGCCCGGATCGCCTGTTCTCCGGTGTAG
- a CDS encoding MFS transporter, which translates to MYPWRGGISFGRCIVYCLGTQRGFSPLSGEYPDVGAPSAILLRRELCFIYFMWITGFWGFGFWMPTVLKSVSGWSNASIGWLIVIPMAVALIGFIVTGNSSARTGEKRWHVAIPMFIGTVGMGLGPFVANPLLSFILVCVSAVGVYVGMGVWWTYPTSFLSGAAAAGAVGLINSVGNLGGWVGPYLVGFVKDRTGSFTGAYLYLAFSLLVAGLLILTLRKKLPVDHPASVQQSELN; encoded by the coding sequence ATGTATCCATGGCGCGGAGGGATTTCTTTTGGAAGATGTATCGTTTACTGTCTGGGCACACAGAGGGGATTCAGCCCACTGTCCGGAGAATACCCTGACGTCGGTGCGCCGAGCGCAATTTTGTTGAGACGAGAACTGTGTTTTATCTACTTCATGTGGATTACAGGATTCTGGGGTTTTGGGTTTTGGATGCCAACGGTGCTCAAATCGGTGTCCGGTTGGTCCAACGCCAGCATCGGTTGGCTCATCGTCATCCCCATGGCCGTGGCGCTGATCGGCTTCATCGTCACCGGCAATTCTTCGGCCCGAACCGGTGAGAAACGGTGGCACGTGGCGATTCCCATGTTTATCGGCACCGTGGGGATGGGACTCGGGCCCTTTGTTGCAAACCCGTTGCTCAGCTTTATTTTGGTCTGCGTCAGCGCCGTCGGTGTGTATGTGGGAATGGGAGTCTGGTGGACGTATCCCACGTCTTTCTTGTCAGGGGCCGCCGCTGCTGGCGCCGTGGGCCTGATCAATTCCGTGGGAAATCTGGGGGGATGGGTCGGTCCTTATCTCGTGGGATTCGTCAAAGACCGGACGGGTTCCTTTACGGGAGCGTATCTATATCTCGCATTTTCTCTTCTTGTGGCGGGCCTTTTGATTCTCACCCTGCGAAAAAAGTTGCCGGTGGATCACCCAGCCTCCGTTCAGCAGTCCGAGTTGAACTGA
- a CDS encoding histidine kinase N-terminal domain-containing protein, with protein sequence MREETQRPRLLQSLPGSTEISEEDRRRLEALVDWLPLIADAVQADIFIDMPLDAETALVVAHGRPSVTRSLYRESPVGQTARMEQEPAVIEVHRTGRPAYGIEAVSQEGTRVRQDVVPLTGGDGRTIGSLIVERDMEKVLREAEARRAAEESRAHLQRVLVQVQSIGGRVAEVSAALASATADLSRAHDAFIGRYKQLEASSEDVQHRLRGVQELTQFVQKVANQTKILGLNAGLEAARAGSSGLGFRVIADEIRRLSEQVHESAGHIRDELHSLVGAVSQSIGDMSVVLEAAAGQDRRIREVAGMTDALVQSMESLRESLRME encoded by the coding sequence ATGCGGGAGGAAACGCAGCGTCCCAGGCTCTTACAATCGCTGCCGGGGTCAACAGAGATATCCGAAGAAGACCGGAGGCGCCTGGAAGCGCTGGTTGATTGGTTACCTCTTATTGCGGACGCTGTACAGGCAGACATCTTTATCGATATGCCGTTGGATGCGGAAACGGCACTGGTGGTCGCCCACGGTCGTCCAAGTGTGACTCGGTCCTTGTATCGGGAGTCTCCCGTGGGTCAGACGGCCCGGATGGAACAGGAGCCGGCGGTCATTGAGGTCCACCGGACCGGGCGGCCGGCCTACGGCATTGAGGCGGTCAGTCAAGAAGGCACCCGCGTTCGCCAGGATGTTGTGCCGCTCACGGGGGGAGACGGGCGAACCATCGGTAGCCTCATCGTCGAGCGGGACATGGAAAAGGTCCTCCGTGAAGCTGAAGCCCGGCGGGCTGCGGAGGAAAGCCGGGCGCACCTGCAGAGGGTATTGGTCCAGGTTCAGTCGATCGGCGGCCGGGTTGCCGAAGTCAGTGCGGCTCTCGCTTCAGCCACGGCGGATCTCAGCCGTGCCCACGACGCCTTCATCGGCCGGTATAAACAGCTTGAAGCGTCGTCTGAAGATGTGCAACACCGCCTTCGGGGAGTTCAGGAACTCACCCAATTCGTACAAAAGGTGGCGAATCAGACGAAAATCCTGGGCCTTAACGCGGGTCTGGAAGCTGCCCGGGCCGGATCGTCCGGTCTGGGATTCCGGGTCATTGCCGACGAAATCCGCCGTTTATCCGAACAGGTGCACGAATCCGCCGGCCACATTCGGGATGAGTTGCACTCCCTTGTCGGTGCGGTCTCCCAAAGTATCGGGGACATGAGCGTTGTTCTCGAGGCCGCCGCCGGTCAGGACCGGCGAATTCGCGAGGTGGCCGGCATGACGGACGCGCTGGTTCAATCCATGGAATCTCTCCGGGAAAGTCTTCGGATGGAGTGA
- the mdh gene encoding malate dehydrogenase, giving the protein MRRRKITVIGAGNVGAAVAHGLLVKGLGNVVLMDVVEGLAAGKALDLLQSGPVEGWAYDVKGTAHYRDTADSDVVVITAGVARRPGMSREDLTATNARIVWEAAKQAAAYSPRAHIVVVSNPLDVMCYIALRASGFPPNRVYGQSGVLDSSRFRTFIAQELGVAGEDVHAYVLGGHGDEMVPLVRYAYVGCVPVDHLIPQTRLREIVERTKRGGAEIVSLLKQGSAYYAPAASTVQMVQSVLEDRKRILPMSVYLNGQYGLSDIYFGVPAVLGGDGVERMIELNLDDGELAALNRSAETIRRAVAAARDHLKSEGVWC; this is encoded by the coding sequence ATGAGACGGAGGAAAATCACAGTAATTGGTGCCGGGAATGTGGGGGCCGCGGTGGCTCACGGCCTGTTGGTCAAAGGGCTGGGAAATGTGGTTCTGATGGATGTCGTGGAAGGTCTTGCGGCGGGGAAGGCTCTTGATCTTCTTCAGTCGGGCCCGGTGGAAGGATGGGCGTATGACGTAAAAGGCACCGCCCACTACAGAGATACGGCCGATTCCGATGTGGTGGTGATCACGGCGGGCGTGGCCCGCAGGCCCGGCATGAGCCGAGAGGATCTCACGGCAACCAACGCTCGGATTGTCTGGGAGGCGGCAAAACAGGCAGCCGCTTATTCTCCGCGGGCTCACATTGTCGTGGTGAGCAACCCTCTGGATGTCATGTGTTACATAGCTCTTCGGGCGTCGGGTTTTCCCCCTAACCGAGTCTACGGCCAGTCCGGGGTGTTGGATTCGTCCCGGTTTCGTACTTTCATTGCCCAGGAGCTGGGAGTTGCCGGGGAAGACGTTCACGCGTACGTACTGGGTGGTCACGGGGACGAAATGGTTCCTTTGGTTCGATACGCCTATGTCGGCTGTGTCCCGGTGGATCACCTGATTCCGCAGACTCGGCTGAGGGAGATTGTGGAACGCACCAAGCGGGGCGGGGCGGAGATCGTCTCCCTCTTGAAACAAGGGAGCGCTTATTATGCTCCGGCCGCTTCCACCGTTCAAATGGTTCAATCGGTGCTTGAGGACCGCAAGCGCATCTTGCCCATGTCCGTTTACCTCAACGGGCAATATGGACTGTCCGATATCTACTTCGGCGTTCCCGCGGTGCTTGGCGGCGACGGAGTCGAGCGGATGATCGAACTGAATCTGGATGACGGGGAGCTTGCGGCCTTGAACCGATCGGCGGAGACCATTCGCAGGGCCGTGGCCGCGGCCCGGGATCATCTCAAAAGTGAAGGAGTTTGGTGTTAA